The window tgatcGGAACTCCAATTAGACATTTTTGGTAATTTGGGTATAGTAGAAGGCTTATGGGAAGTTTGAGTAGAGAATGAGTAATAGAGAAAGATTTTTTCTAATAGAGAAGGAGTTTTCTTTGGTAAAGGAGGAGTTTGAGTAGTGAAGATAGGAGGAAAGTGAAGAGAAAAAACTTGAGAAATGCAAGCTTAGTCCACTTGTGGCTTTTCCCTTTGTTCTTAGCAGCTTTAACCCCCGGAGGCCTCTTCTCAGCTCCATCATTGCTCGAAGTAGGAGCCTCAGATGCAAGCTTAGTCCGCTTGTGGCTACATTCTTCAGTGATCCATTTCTGATCGTGCTTCAACTCCCTCCAGCAATGTACAAGGAGAAATGGCTTCTTCATGTCGTTATTGTAAAGCTCATACGCCATTCTCAAgacatcatcttctgattctctACTCTTCCTTCTTGTACACGCTTGTGCATAACATcccacaaacttgttgactTGGTGGTTTATCTTGTTCCACCTAGCCTTACATTGTGATTGCTCTCTTGCATTTGAGGCGGCTGATCCATCATTTGCTTTGTAATATTTTGCAACTCTCTGCCAGAAACTATATTTCCGCTGCTCATTACTTACAACTGGATCCTTGCTTGTGTTTAACCAAGCACTTATAAGGTTGACATCCTCCTCTGCAGTCCACCTCTTCCTACTTCCTCTGCCTCCGTCTTCTTCAGTCTCTTCAACCTCAATACAGTCTTCAGTATCGGATGTTGGACTAAAGTAAAGATTCTGAGAAGAGCATGTTGAGCTAAAATGGGGTGGCTGAGAAGAGACTGTTGAGGTAAAGTGGGGTggctgagaagagaatgttGAGGTAAAGTGGGGTGGCTGAGAAGAAAATGGGTTGCTAAATTGAATCGGCTGAGAGGATTGAGCAGAATGTGGAGGGTTCAGATTATCAGAAACGTTGGGAActttttgagaattcaaaagatcaacaaaattttcatcTGACAAACGATAAGGATTTCTAGGatccattgtttttgtttaatgaaaGCTTATGTTTAACGAAAAGGGTTTGTAGCTTGAGGGTTTATATTGTTTAACAATGGGGGTTTATATTGAACTCAAGGTTAGTTTAGCTTTGAAACTGAAGGTTAGATAAAAAAAGTAAAGGTTTATTGAGTAAAAGGCTAATGAGTGTTTAGTTGAAAAACTTTTCAGTAAATCTACATGTGAAGAGAAAAACTTTTCAGTAAATCTATGAGTAGACAACTGAATAACTTTTCAGAAAATCTACATGTGTACCAAATTTTCCAAAAGTTGATGTTTAAAGTCAATACTAATTTCAAATTCTATCATGTTTCTCAATAAACCAGTGTAATTATGctttttattcaaaatcaaaacaaatttttaccTTCACAAGCAAAAGAACAACAATCGGGTTTCCCAAAGATTTAAAAACACttgagcaaaaaaagaaaacagcaaaatAGAACAAGAACTcacagttttataaaaaaacataatagagGACCAAACCTTTTCAAGgtagaacaagaacaagaacaatctATAACACCAACTCATTCATCCCAATCACAACTCAGACAAAATTATACAACAACATATAAGAGAGATATAGGACCATACCTTATCAATTTTGGCTGTCCAACCGCTAAACCACTTCATGAACACCACTCTTCACCATTTAACCGCTATATCCAGTTCATGAGAACCTCGTAGAAAACAGGACAATCTTGTTAAACATCAAACTAAACTTACACAAAACAGTAGTTAAACCGAAACTTACACTGACACAAAACTTACACTAAACTTACATCAAACATCAAACTAAACTTACACAAAACTTACACTAAACTTACATCAAACATCAAACTTACACAAAAGTtataacacaaaacaagaacaaaaagctACCCATTCATAAAAAACTATCAGACAATAATCAGTAGTTAAaccgaaaccctaaatcctacaaacaaatttcaaaaccaaGTGAACATCAAATTAATCTCACAATCGATGCCTAATAAGTCACATCGAcatcaaattttaacaattcTAACAAGCAATCGAATTAATATGAAACCCTAACAATTAAAGACCACCGGTgataaattagggtttacacAAACAATCATAGATTAGAAGACGAACCGTATCTCTCCGATTCGCTAGACGGTGGACCTCGTCGGACATCCGCCGTTGTCCCACCAATCCTCCGCCATCGTTGTCCCACCAATGTGAAACATTCGCCGTCGCCAAAGATTGAGAACCGAAGTGACAAACTCTAATAGGCTGGATTACGCCAATTCAGTCTCCAATTACCCTCCGTATGACCAACAACCATCGAGATTTAGCCGGAAAAATCAACGATTCGATGGTAATCGGTTGATTTTTCTGTTGGAGAAGAATCGCCTGTTTATCTCCCACGaacgagagagacgagagagaagagagatgtggggaaagaatgaaaaaaaatgaggaaaaaaaaaattaccttttaTATTTCTGAATCCACCAATCACCAACTGCCACGTCGCGTTACTTAAACTGTTGCTCCAAACCTTTCCCACATAACCGATACTCTGCGTGTTGGACTAAAATATGgattttatattacaaatttgGGCCCCAATACAGAGAGTAACCCAGAGAGTTACACCAGTAATCATGCTCTTAGTGCTCTCTCTCTTTACGCGGTTTCgtctcaccttcttcttcattcgtTAATTGCTCatttaattattgaattaatCATCTT is drawn from Camelina sativa cultivar DH55 chromosome 1, Cs, whole genome shotgun sequence and contains these coding sequences:
- the LOC104708287 gene encoding glutathione S-transferase T3-like, with amino-acid sequence MDPRNPYRLSDENFVDLLNSQKVPNVSDNLNPPHSAQSSQPIQFSNPFSSQPPHFTSTFSSQPPHFTSTVSSQPPHFSSTCSSQNLYFSPTSDTEDCIEVEETEEDGGRGSRKRWTAEEDVNLISAWLNTSKDPVVSNEQRKYSFWQRVAKYYKANDGSAASNAREQSQCKARWNKINHQVNKFVGCYAQACTRRKSRESEDDVLRMAYELYNNDMKKPFLLVHCWRELKHDQKWITEECSHKRTKLASEAPTSSNDGAEKRPPGVKAAKNKGKSHKWTKLAFLKFFLFTFLLSSLLKLLLYQRKLLLY